A genomic region of Miscanthus floridulus cultivar M001 chromosome 3, ASM1932011v1, whole genome shotgun sequence contains the following coding sequences:
- the LOC136543674 gene encoding glycine-rich protein 5-like, translated as MSPGGGPPAGVRRRGVASGVACGAVTGAAGRPNFAGGGGFGAAAGGERAGREHGRRARAGLRGRRRGGTRMTGRAGGGAGRGGEGARGGEVAEDAVRKRGGGASTLAGR; from the coding sequence ATGAGTCCAGGCGGCGGGCCGCCGGCGGGCGTGCGTAGGCGCGGCGTTGCGAGCGGGGTGGCGTGCGGGGCGGTGACGGGGGCGGCCGGCAGGCCAAACTTTGCCGGTGGAGGCGGCTTCGGGGCCGCGGCCGGTGGCGAGCGCGCTGGGCGCGAGCATGGCCGGCGGGCACGAGCGGGGCTTCGCGGGAGAAGGCGCGGCGGCACGAGGATGACGGGCAGGGCGGGGGGCGGCGCTGGCAGGGGCGGTGAGGGAGCGAGGGGAGGGGAGGTTGCAGAGGACGCGGTGAGGAAGCGAGGGGGCGGCGCTAGCACTCTGGCAGGGCGGTGA